GGTTTACCCGGGGGTTTATCTGCCCAAGGGGCGGGAGCTCGATGCGGTGGGTCGGGCTCGGGCCGCCGGGTATTGGGCGAAGGGGGATGGAGTGTTGGTCGGGTACTCCGCCGCTGCGATGCACGGGACACGGTGGCTGGATTCGGGTCTGCCGGCTGAAGTTGCTCGTCCGCGGCACTGTAGAGCGCCGGCGGGGATTCGTGCGACGCAGCAGATCTTTGCCGCACATGAGGTTTGCGATATCGGCGGGTTCACGGTCACTACGCCGGCGCGCACCGCCTTCGACCTGGGGTGCCGGTTGTCGCGTGATCGCGCGGTGCCGATTCTGGATGCCCTCAGTGCCGCAACGGGGGTCGCGATCGGTGATGTCGCCAAGGTTTTCGCGGAGCACCCCGGGTATCGCGGGTTGGACCGGTTGCCTGAAGCGCTGTGGCTGATGGATGGGGGAGCCGAGTCGCCACAGGAGTCACGGCTTCGACTGTTGCTCATCGACAACGGCTTCCATGGGCCGAGGACGCAGCTGGTCGCCCGCGACAATTCGGATCGCTTCGTGGCGCGGCTCGACATGGGCTGGGAAAAGTTGAAGATCGCCGTCGAATACGACGGCGCCCAGCATTGGCTGGATCCCGAACAGCGCGCGAAAGACATCGACCGCTGGGAAATGCTGAAAGCCCTGGGCTGGATCATCATCCGCGTCAGCGCCGACCATCTGCGCAACCGCACCTACATCATCGTCGACCGCGTCCGAGCTGCCCGCCACGCTCGCGGGGTCCTGCTCCCCTGATCAACAGGCACTCGTGGCGGCATAGGTCGGGAACAGTCGCCGCCGAGGATCCTGCATGCGCTCGGCCCGCTTAATGAGCCGCTGAATTTCAGAGTCTGGTGATGGCCGGCCGTCAGTCGCGTCCGCTCCGTTCGCGATCACCCGTGGCCAGAGCTGATCAAGATCAACAGGCATTGGTGGCGGCATTTCGCGAGAAGGCCCCGCCATGAGCGCCTGTTGATCTTGATCGCTCGGCTGTGAATTGTGTGTTGGGTGCCCTGTTCGGCGGCGGCATCCGTTTGATTCAGTACGTCTGACACGGTCGTTGGTGGCGCTCGCTCGTCGTGCTGGATCCAGCTGATCGTGCCCGGGTAATCCTCGACGCGGGTGGTGGCCTCTGATCGGTTCCCAGATCAGCCAGTCCCTGCTGCGTGCGATGAAACCAGCGTTAGCAAGATCATCAGGACCTAGTGGCGGCATCGGCCAGGAGTGAGCGCTGTGGGTGCCTGTTGATCTTGATTGCGGGGGAGGATGCGTCGGCAGGGGAGCGCTTCATTCATCGGGTGAGGCAATCGAATTGGGTGTTCGTGGCATCGATGTGGGCAGGGAGGGCTCATCGGAAGGCCTGGACTCGTTGCTGGCGGCGGTCGGGGGAGTGTGTGAGGTGCTGCGGCTTCCTTCGTTGTGACCGCATCGTCTGACCATTGCTGCTGCTCGGCTGGTGCCTGCACGTCCGTTGAGGGCCTAGCGATCCGGGAAGCGGCGATAAGCGGCGACAAACATCCCCGATTGTAGATATGCGCATCTAACTATGTGAACTGTTCATGCTGGACCGGGGTGAACGCACCAGGTCCACTTTTAAAGACAGCAAGTACAGGCACGGAAGGCATCGGATGCACGGGCGGATCCGACAGGAGTGGAGGCGGATCTGACAGGAGTGGAGGTCGAAGAAAGAGGGGGCTTGGGTTCGAGAAGAAACGGGCTTGGGCCGGAGGGGCGGCGGTAGCGTGGCCAGCGACTTGGAAGTTGGAGTGGGAGGTGCGCTGTGGGTTCGGGGTGTGTGGTGGTTACCGGTGGGAGCCGGGGGATTGGGGCGGCGGTGGCTTTGGAGTTGGGGCGGCGGGGGGAGTTGGTTTGTGTGACGTATCGGCGGGACGTGGGGGCGGCGGAGGAGGTTTGCAGGGAGATTGTCGAGGGTGGGGGTGTGGCGTTGGCGGTGCGGGCGGATATGGGGGAGGCGGAGGATATCGAGGGGTTGTTCGCGACTGTTGATGCGGAGTTCGGGGGGTTGCGGGGGTTGGTGAACAATGCCGCGATACTCGAGAAGCAGTGCCGGGCTGAGGAACTCGACGTCGAACGGCTGCGGCGGGTGATGGCGGTGAATGTGATCGGGCCGATGCTGTGTGCGCGGAACGCGGTGCGGCGGATGTCGACGAAGCACGGCGGGCGCGGGGGTGCGATCGTGAATGTGTCGTCGGCGGCGGCGCGGCTGGGATCGCCGGGGGAGTATGTCGATTACGCGGCCAGTAAGGGGGCGCTGGATACGTTTACGCGTGGGCTGGCGTTGGAGGTCGCGGGGGAAGGGATTCGGGTGAACTCGGTGCGGCCGGGGTTCATCTATACCGAGATGCATGCCGACGGTGGGGAGCCGGGGCGTGTCGATCGGGTCGCGCCCACGCTGCCGATGGGCCGGGGCGGCCGGCCGGAGGAAGTGGCCGAGGCCATCGTGTGGTTGCTGTCGGAACAAGCGTCGTACGTGACGGGCGCATTCATAGACGCCGCAGGTGGGCGTTAGCGGAGACGGCCGGACCGGTATCGGTCCCGACGCGCGTATCTACCGCAGGACCCGCAGCGCGGATTTCTCGATGAGATCGGCGATTTCGGAGTACGAGGCATAGCCCATGCCAGCGCGAACGAGGGCCCCGGCGTAGATGAGTTCGAGGGATTCGACGATTTCCAGGTCCGGGTCGGGGCCGAGTGCGCGGATGAGGCGTTTGCGGATTTCGGCCCCGATGCGGGTGCGAAGGTGCTCGACGTCGGGGTCGCGGCCGAGCAGGGCGCTTGTGACGGCGCCGGAGAGTTCTTGCTCGTCGGCGACGAGCATGGCGATGGTGCGCAGTTCCGCGACGACCCGGACGGTGGGGTCCGGGTCCTCGCTGGCGGGGGACGGGTTGGAAACCAGTCGGCGCCAGAAGATTTCGGCGACCAGGTGTTCCTTTGAGGAGAAGTAGGTGTAGGCCGTCGCCGTGCCGACGCCGGCGGCGGCCGCTACCAGACGGATGGTCATGCCCGCGAAGCCTTCGCGGGCAAGCACTTCCACGGCCGAGCGAGTCAGTTTGTCGACGGTGTCGGCCTGCTTGCCGGTGAGGCGGCGGCGGGTGGCCTCCATGATGATGGGGGTACCGTCGATGGACTGCGCTTCGGACATGTGTCTGGATCCTACTCGGTCGCGTTTTCGGAAATAGCGGCGGCGATGCCCGCACGCCGCCCGTAGAAGCTGCCGTCGCCGAGCGAGGCGCCACTCACGTAGCCGCCGGTGCAGATGCCCGAAGTGCAGCGGCCGGCCGCGAACAATCCGGCAATGGGTTCGCCGGAGACGTGCAGCACCCGGGCGTCGAGATCGGTGCGCAGGCCGCCGAGGGTGAATCCGGCGGTGAATCCCCGCATATCCCACGCGGCGAACGAACCGGTCAGCGGCCGAACCCATTCCGGCTTCTTGCCGAGTAGCGGATCGGAACCCTTGGCCGCGTGCAGGTTGTAGGTGTCGATGGTCGTTTGCAGTGCCTGCTCCGGCAACCCGATCTCGGTTTCGAGTTCGGCGATGGACTCGGCGGCCCACTTGGGCGGCTGCCGGAAGAAAGGGGTGGCGGTGACGGTCGAAAGCGCTTCCTCGTAACCGGTTTCGTCCATGATCAGATAGGCCTGGTTGTCCTGCTGCATCAGGGTGCGCTGGCCGATATGGCCGCCGTAGGTGTCCTCGGCGGTATAGCGTTGCCCGCGGCCGTTGACCAGGACGCCGCGCGCCAGCATCTGGGGGTCGCCGAAGAAGGCGACCTCGGTGGCGTCCAGATGCGCGACGTCCGCGCCGAGCGCCTGGGCCAGCCGGATGCCGATGCCGTCGTGCTCCTCGATGGCGGCGGCCGGGCGTCCGATCAGCCGTGGGGCATGATTTTCGATCATCTGCTGCTGGTAGGCGAAGCTGCCGGTGGCCAGCACGACACCGCGTTCGGCGCGGACGGTGACGTCCTCGCCGAATCGGGTGGCACGGACGCCCACGACGCGGCCGGTCTCGTCGACGACGAGCCGCCGGAGCCGAAGGTCGTATTCGGCTCGGACGCCGAGCTTTTCGGCCGTTTCGGACAGCGGTTTCATCAGCATGTAGCCGCCGCTGCGCTGCCCGACCTTCTTGTCCGTCATCTGGGGGACGTGACCGCGCGGGGCGGGGGTGGCGATGGCGTTGAACGGGGCGGAGTTTTCCCCACCGGAGTAGTTCAGTCCCTCGTCATGCGGCGGTTCCCAACCCGGCTCACCCCAGAATTCCTCCTTGAACGGAACTCCGGACTCGACGAGCCAGTTGAAATGATCCACGCTGCCCCGGCAGTAGTCGGCGATTCTGGCCTTGTCCGCGCCCGCCCCGACCGCGGCGAGCAGGAATTTCTCCATGTTCTCGGGTGTGTCCTCGAAACCGAGGGCGTGCTGCAGCGGCGTCCCGCCGCCCAGGTAGATGTGCCCGCCCGCCATCGCGGCCGCACCACCCCAGCCGCCGGTGCGCTCCAGGATCAGCACTTGCGCACCGGCTCTGGCCGCTTCGATGGCGGCGCAGACCCCGGCGATGCCGTAGCCGGCGATCACCACGTCGGCGCGCAGATCCCACTCGGTGACCTCGGCGGCAGGTAGTGGGCGAATGGTGGTGGAGTCGGCCATGTTCGGTGGATCCTTACTTCTCGGACTGCTCTTGGCGGGCGGCCTTCTTCTGCTGCGCCACAATGGTGCCTATCAGAATGTCGAGCTTGGTGCCGCTGGGCCAGCCCACGTAATGACAAAGGAACAACGCGATCTCGTGCAACTCGGCTTCGGAGAGTTCCTTGTTGCGCAGCGCCGCGCCGATCTGGATGCCGGCGGTGTCCATCAGGTTCTGCGCGGTCAGGGCGCCGAGCAGCAGGAGGCGGCGGTCGCGGATGCTGAGGCCTTCGCGGGACCACACGTCGGCGAAGAGGTGGTCGGCGGTCATCGCGAAGTGGTCGCCGGGGTAATTCTGGAACTCGGTGCCGTAGACCTCGGCCATCTTTGCCAGGCCGCGTTCGCGGACGGAGTCGGAAGCGCCGTTGGCGGTGTTGTCGCTCATGGCTGTTCGCCTTTCGAGGGATTCGTGGTGGTCACGGTGACTTCCGTTCGGCGGCGGGACCGATGCCGACGCCCAGTCCGGGGCCGAGGCGCCCGAGCGCGAGTTCGGCCAGTGGCAGCTCCACTTCGCGGCGGGCGGCCAAGTCCAGAGCCAGGGAAAGGTCCTTCTCGCCGAGGTCACGAACGTGCTGGAGGATCGGCAGCCAGAAATCACCCTGCTCGATAGGGGCGGTGGTGTCACGCAACATGATCGCCCCCGGACCGCCGGTGACAGCGTCGGAATGCCGCACCACCTTGCCGAGCGCGGTGATATCCAGCCCGGATGCCTCGGCCAGGCGCTGCGCCTCGGTGGTGGCGGTGAACGCGATGAAGTGCAAAAGGTTGCGCGCCAGCTTCATTCGGGTGCCCGCGCCCACCGGTCCGGCGTGCACGATCAGATCGGCGAACGCGCCGAACGGTTCCCGGATCCGCTGGAAGGCCGCCTCGCTGCCACCGACCATCACCGCGAGCCTGCCGCTGGCCGCCCCGGGGGCGCCACCACTGATCGGTGCGTCCACGAATTCGACACTGTGCGAAGCACATTCGACGGCGAGTTCCTCGGCGGTCCGGTCGCTGATCGTGGAGTGCACAGCGACGACGCTGCCCGGTTTCGCAGTCTCGAGCACACCGTCGGGCCCGGTGAGCACCGCACGTACCTGGGCATCGTCGACCACGGCGATGCAGACGATCTCGCATTGTTCGGCGAGTTGGGCGGCCGAACCGGCTGCGGCAGCACCGGATTCGGCGTACTTCTGCATCGCGTCGGGGCGCATATCGCTGACGGTGAGTCCACCCGGCCAGCTCAGCAGCCGTTCGGCCATGGGCGCGCCCATATTGCCGAGTCCGATGAATCCAACCCTGTCGGTCATGCCCGGAACACCTGTCCACCATCGATATTGAAGATCTGCCCCGTCACCCAGCTCGCGTCGTCGGAGAGCAGGTACAGGCATGCCCCGACGAGATCCTGGGGCGTCCCCATCCGCTTGAGCGGCAACCGGCTCACCATGTCGGTCACGATCTGTTCCGGCGTCACGGCTTTGGTGGCCTCGGTGTCGATCGGCCCGGGCGCGATGGCGTTGATCCGGATGTTGTTGCCACCGAGTTCGAAGGCCAGCTGCTGAGTCAGCCCGTTCACCCCTACCTTGGCGAGGCCGTAGAAACTCGAATAAGTCCATGCAGCCGTGGAGGATTGGTTGACGATCGACCCACCCTTCTTACGCATGTGCGGCCATACCGCGCGGGTGACGTTCAGCGCGCCGTCCATGTTCACCGACATGAACTTCTTGTAGTAGTCCCAGTCCACGGTCAGCAGCAGATTGAGCTTCATATCGCCGTAGATGGCGGCGTTGTTGACCAGATGGTCGATGCCGCCGAACTCGGCGACGGTGAACTCCGCCAGCTCCTTGGCGGAGCCGGGATCGGCGACGTCGCAGCGTGCGAATACCGCGGTCCCGCCGTCGGCGGTGATCTTCTCGGCCACCGC
This DNA window, taken from Nocardia sp. XZ_19_385, encodes the following:
- a CDS encoding DUF559 domain-containing protein, which encodes MGALDEAFSGSWAVAAGLLSRWELRHNFMRVYPGVYLPKGRELDAVGRARAAGYWAKGDGVLVGYSAAAMHGTRWLDSGLPAEVARPRHCRAPAGIRATQQIFAAHEVCDIGGFTVTTPARTAFDLGCRLSRDRAVPILDALSAATGVAIGDVAKVFAEHPGYRGLDRLPEALWLMDGGAESPQESRLRLLLIDNGFHGPRTQLVARDNSDRFVARLDMGWEKLKIAVEYDGAQHWLDPEQRAKDIDRWEMLKALGWIIIRVSADHLRNRTYIIVDRVRAARHARGVLLP
- a CDS encoding SDR family oxidoreductase; translation: MGSGCVVVTGGSRGIGAAVALELGRRGELVCVTYRRDVGAAEEVCREIVEGGGVALAVRADMGEAEDIEGLFATVDAEFGGLRGLVNNAAILEKQCRAEELDVERLRRVMAVNVIGPMLCARNAVRRMSTKHGGRGGAIVNVSSAAARLGSPGEYVDYAASKGALDTFTRGLALEVAGEGIRVNSVRPGFIYTEMHADGGEPGRVDRVAPTLPMGRGGRPEEVAEAIVWLLSEQASYVTGAFIDAAGGR
- a CDS encoding TetR/AcrR family transcriptional regulator; translated protein: MSEAQSIDGTPIIMEATRRRLTGKQADTVDKLTRSAVEVLAREGFAGMTIRLVAAAAGVGTATAYTYFSSKEHLVAEIFWRRLVSNPSPASEDPDPTVRVVAELRTIAMLVADEQELSGAVTSALLGRDPDVEHLRTRIGAEIRKRLIRALGPDPDLEIVESLELIYAGALVRAGMGYASYSEIADLIEKSALRVLR
- a CDS encoding FAD-dependent oxidoreductase; this translates as MADSTTIRPLPAAEVTEWDLRADVVIAGYGIAGVCAAIEAARAGAQVLILERTGGWGGAAAMAGGHIYLGGGTPLQHALGFEDTPENMEKFLLAAVGAGADKARIADYCRGSVDHFNWLVESGVPFKEEFWGEPGWEPPHDEGLNYSGGENSAPFNAIATPAPRGHVPQMTDKKVGQRSGGYMLMKPLSETAEKLGVRAEYDLRLRRLVVDETGRVVGVRATRFGEDVTVRAERGVVLATGSFAYQQQMIENHAPRLIGRPAAAIEEHDGIGIRLAQALGADVAHLDATEVAFFGDPQMLARGVLVNGRGQRYTAEDTYGGHIGQRTLMQQDNQAYLIMDETGYEEALSTVTATPFFRQPPKWAAESIAELETEIGLPEQALQTTIDTYNLHAAKGSDPLLGKKPEWVRPLTGSFAAWDMRGFTAGFTLGGLRTDLDARVLHVSGEPIAGLFAAGRCTSGICTGGYVSGASLGDGSFYGRRAGIAAAISENATE
- a CDS encoding carboxymuconolactone decarboxylase family protein, with translation MSDNTANGASDSVRERGLAKMAEVYGTEFQNYPGDHFAMTADHLFADVWSREGLSIRDRRLLLLGALTAQNLMDTAGIQIGAALRNKELSEAELHEIALFLCHYVGWPSGTKLDILIGTIVAQQKKAARQEQSEK
- a CDS encoding NAD(P)-dependent oxidoreductase, with the translated sequence MTDRVGFIGLGNMGAPMAERLLSWPGGLTVSDMRPDAMQKYAESGAAAAGSAAQLAEQCEIVCIAVVDDAQVRAVLTGPDGVLETAKPGSVVAVHSTISDRTAEELAVECASHSVEFVDAPISGGAPGAASGRLAVMVGGSEAAFQRIREPFGAFADLIVHAGPVGAGTRMKLARNLLHFIAFTATTEAQRLAEASGLDITALGKVVRHSDAVTGGPGAIMLRDTTAPIEQGDFWLPILQHVRDLGEKDLSLALDLAARREVELPLAELALGRLGPGLGVGIGPAAERKSP
- a CDS encoding SDR family oxidoreductase — encoded protein: MARFTGKSAIVTGAAQGIGAAYAAALAAEGAKVVIADLNTELGQAVAEKITADGGTAVFARCDVADPGSAKELAEFTVAEFGGIDHLVNNAAIYGDMKLNLLLTVDWDYYKKFMSVNMDGALNVTRAVWPHMRKKGGSIVNQSSTAAWTYSSFYGLAKVGVNGLTQQLAFELGGNNIRINAIAPGPIDTEATKAVTPEQIVTDMVSRLPLKRMGTPQDLVGACLYLLSDDASWVTGQIFNIDGGQVFRA